From Micromonospora sp. NBC_01699, a single genomic window includes:
- a CDS encoding DUF2550 domain-containing protein translates to MRVLGWIGVGVLVVLAGLLVLFVRRALVTRSGGIIRLSVRVSTMLDGRGWSPGFGRFTDDELRWYRMFSFAIRPKRVLARRGLAVERRRLPEGQEQLSMPADWVILRCTSHQAPVEIAMAQSTVTGFLSWLEAAPPGAVSPRLGAHDWPAA, encoded by the coding sequence GTGCGGGTTCTGGGGTGGATCGGGGTCGGCGTACTGGTCGTGCTCGCCGGCCTGTTGGTGCTCTTCGTCCGGCGTGCCCTGGTGACCCGCTCGGGCGGCATCATCCGGCTCAGCGTACGGGTGTCGACGATGCTCGATGGCCGGGGCTGGTCGCCGGGTTTCGGCCGGTTCACCGACGACGAACTGCGCTGGTACCGGATGTTCAGCTTTGCCATCCGGCCCAAGCGGGTGCTCGCCCGTCGCGGGCTCGCGGTGGAGCGTCGCCGGCTGCCGGAGGGCCAGGAACAGCTCTCCATGCCGGCCGACTGGGTGATCCTGCGCTGTACCAGCCACCAGGCACCGGTGGAGATCGCGATGGCGCAGTCCACGGTGACCGGGTTCCTTTCCTGGCTTGAGGCCGCCCCGCCCGGGGCGGTCTCGCCGCGTCTGGGGGCCCACGACTGGCCGGCGGCCTGA
- a CDS encoding class I SAM-dependent methyltransferase: MSVGAVYPSGPALAGKITAPVPRTGDPVVVELGPGTGAFTGEIQRRLGGRGHQIAIEINDEFAGALSRRYPTVDVISADARNLRDLLASRGHEQADVIVSGLPWAAFSGDLQHSLLDAVADGLSADGAFTTFAYLFAIWTPPAARLRTALRSRFEEVTLGRTVWANLPPALVYHCRRPIRSRSFDPALAALGGGTGDATD; encoded by the coding sequence ATGTCGGTCGGCGCGGTCTACCCCAGCGGGCCGGCCCTGGCCGGGAAGATCACTGCTCCGGTCCCGCGCACCGGTGACCCGGTGGTGGTCGAGCTCGGACCGGGTACCGGTGCCTTCACCGGCGAGATCCAGCGTCGGCTGGGCGGCCGGGGCCACCAGATCGCGATCGAGATCAACGACGAGTTCGCCGGAGCGCTCAGCCGGCGCTACCCCACCGTCGACGTGATCTCGGCCGACGCCAGGAACCTGCGGGACCTGCTGGCGTCCCGTGGGCACGAACAGGCCGACGTGATCGTCAGCGGGCTGCCCTGGGCCGCGTTCTCCGGCGACCTCCAGCACTCGCTGCTCGACGCGGTCGCCGACGGCCTGAGCGCCGACGGGGCGTTCACGACGTTCGCGTACCTCTTCGCCATCTGGACCCCGCCGGCCGCCCGGTTGCGCACCGCGCTCCGGTCCCGGTTCGAGGAGGTCACCCTGGGCCGTACGGTCTGGGCGAACCTGCCCCCGGCGCTGGTCTACCACTGCCGGCGGCCGATCCGCAGCCGCTCGTTCGACCCGGCACTGGCCGCGCTGGGCGGCGGTACGGGCGACGCCACCGACTGA
- a CDS encoding F0F1 ATP synthase subunit epsilon, with amino-acid sequence MANQLHVELVAVEERVWSGDAEMVVARTTEGELGVLPGHAPLLGQLAEPGQVRIKLAGGEQITFEVAGGFLSVTGSGVTVLAESATPVTAASTR; translated from the coding sequence GTGGCAAATCAGCTACACGTCGAGCTCGTAGCCGTCGAGGAGCGGGTCTGGTCCGGTGACGCCGAAATGGTCGTCGCGCGGACGACCGAGGGCGAACTCGGGGTGCTGCCCGGTCACGCACCGCTGCTGGGACAGCTCGCGGAGCCCGGCCAGGTCCGGATCAAGCTTGCCGGCGGTGAGCAGATCACCTTCGAGGTGGCCGGTGGCTTCCTCTCGGTGACCGGCTCGGGCGTCACCGTCCTCGCCGAGAGCGCCACCCCGGTTACCGCCGCTTCGACGCGCTGA
- a CDS encoding LCP family protein — MTDLGTPTTHGRRRKTSAVPRWARICTIFGTVLIVLSGVVLVGFEALLSRYQGAVASADLFGDEGPGSPPPKVSDIKGPINILLVGIDPRQPSTPPLADSIMILHVPAGMDRAYLFSMPRDLRVDIPAFPEANYAGGNDRLNAAMSHGSLVPGKNPDAAKGFELLQTTISNYTGIKRFDAGAILNFGGFKKIVDAMGGVDMYIDADTKSEHLRPDGTPRPGNPNGEGYIGPQREYKKGQTHLNGWQALDYVRQRKTLVDGDYGRQRHQQQFIRAMASQALSRDVVTNPLKLDAVLRAAGQSLIFSGRGHSVADWAFALRDLRADSMTLIKLPHSPVGTASNYQGEQLKAPAPDFFASVQADTLDTFVAAHPDLINTDK; from the coding sequence GTGACCGACCTCGGTACGCCGACCACGCACGGCAGGCGCAGGAAGACGTCGGCGGTGCCGCGCTGGGCGCGAATCTGCACGATCTTCGGCACCGTGCTGATAGTCCTCAGCGGGGTCGTACTGGTCGGGTTCGAGGCGTTGCTCTCCCGCTACCAGGGTGCGGTGGCCAGTGCCGACCTCTTCGGCGACGAGGGCCCCGGCAGCCCGCCGCCCAAGGTCTCCGACATCAAGGGCCCGATCAACATCCTGCTGGTCGGCATCGATCCCCGGCAGCCGTCCACCCCGCCGCTGGCCGACTCGATCATGATTCTGCACGTGCCGGCCGGGATGGACCGGGCCTACCTCTTCTCGATGCCCCGCGACCTGCGGGTGGACATCCCCGCCTTCCCCGAGGCGAACTACGCCGGCGGCAACGACCGGCTCAACGCGGCCATGTCCCACGGCAGCCTGGTGCCCGGCAAGAATCCGGACGCGGCCAAGGGCTTCGAGCTGCTGCAAACCACTATCAGTAACTACACCGGCATCAAGCGGTTCGACGCGGGCGCGATCCTCAACTTTGGCGGCTTCAAGAAGATCGTCGACGCGATGGGCGGCGTCGACATGTACATCGACGCCGACACCAAGTCCGAGCACCTCCGGCCGGACGGCACCCCCCGGCCGGGCAACCCGAACGGCGAGGGCTACATCGGGCCGCAGCGCGAGTACAAGAAGGGCCAGACCCACCTCAACGGCTGGCAGGCGCTGGACTACGTACGCCAGCGCAAGACGCTGGTGGACGGCGACTACGGGCGGCAGCGACACCAGCAGCAGTTCATCCGGGCGATGGCCAGCCAGGCGCTCAGCCGGGACGTGGTGACCAACCCGCTCAAGCTCGACGCGGTGCTGCGCGCGGCCGGTCAGTCCCTGATCTTCAGTGGTCGCGGGCACAGTGTCGCCGACTGGGCCTTCGCCCTGCGTGACCTGCGGGCCGACTCGATGACACTGATCAAGCTGCCGCATTCCCCGGTCGGCACGGCCAGCAACTACCAGGGCGAGCAGTTGAAGGCCCCGGCCCCGGACTTCTTCGCGTCCGTACAGGCCGACACGCTCGACACGTTCGTGGCCGCCCACCCCGACCTGATCAACACGGACAAGTAG
- a CDS encoding sensor histidine kinase gives MGMSRPWRVDVLLGLVGVALGLTNGLLGWADSGDVPVAVGLATAAGVILAGVRRWPWPVLLVECVLLVVTDRLAPTNSGIAQIGLAIGLAVVAYHERWPGTGLAFVLSFAATLVDVIDPGTQQLLLGRQAVVRVLAIAALVAAPIAFGRYLRGQRRAAQVAEERAREMEARRAVETRAARLAERTSIARDLHDIVAHHVSAIALRAGSAQYAARHTGGVDEAVQALGELRATAGRALDELRELLEVLRDPEAVESDAVLVEPEQVLGEAVQRIRAAGMTVRLDVAEPVATAPLVVRTTAARLVQEGLTNSLKHAGAGATVSVRLHTDRGALLVEVLDSGSERAQPGRSALPPSGHGLAGMRERVDLLGGRMTAGPNGVGGWRLAARLPIREHP, from the coding sequence ATGGGGATGAGCCGGCCATGGCGCGTGGACGTGCTGCTCGGCCTCGTCGGCGTCGCCCTCGGACTGACCAACGGCCTGCTCGGCTGGGCGGACAGCGGCGACGTACCGGTGGCCGTTGGCCTGGCGACCGCCGCCGGGGTGATCCTGGCCGGGGTACGACGCTGGCCGTGGCCGGTCCTGCTGGTCGAGTGCGTGCTGCTCGTGGTGACCGACCGCCTGGCGCCGACGAACAGCGGCATCGCGCAGATCGGGCTGGCCATCGGGCTCGCCGTGGTGGCGTACCACGAGCGCTGGCCGGGGACCGGGCTGGCGTTCGTGCTCTCCTTCGCGGCGACCCTGGTCGACGTGATCGACCCCGGCACCCAGCAACTGCTGCTCGGCCGCCAGGCCGTCGTACGGGTGCTCGCCATCGCCGCCCTCGTGGCCGCGCCGATCGCGTTCGGCCGGTACCTGCGCGGGCAGCGCCGGGCGGCCCAGGTCGCCGAGGAACGGGCCCGCGAGATGGAAGCCCGGCGGGCGGTGGAGACCCGCGCCGCCCGCCTCGCCGAGCGCACCAGCATCGCCCGCGACCTGCACGACATCGTCGCCCACCACGTCAGCGCGATCGCGCTCCGGGCCGGTTCCGCCCAGTACGCGGCCCGGCACACCGGCGGGGTGGACGAGGCGGTGCAGGCCCTGGGTGAACTGCGCGCCACCGCCGGCCGGGCGCTCGACGAGCTGCGTGAGCTGCTGGAGGTGCTGCGCGACCCGGAGGCGGTCGAGTCGGACGCCGTACTGGTCGAGCCCGAGCAGGTGCTCGGCGAGGCCGTACAGCGGATCCGGGCGGCCGGGATGACCGTACGGCTCGACGTCGCCGAGCCGGTGGCGACCGCGCCGCTGGTGGTGCGTACGACCGCCGCCCGGTTGGTCCAGGAGGGGTTGACCAACAGCCTCAAGCACGCCGGCGCCGGTGCCACCGTCTCGGTGCGCCTGCACACCGATCGCGGCGCGCTGCTGGTGGAGGTGCTCGACAGCGGCTCCGAGCGGGCGCAACCGGGCCGGTCGGCGCTGCCGCCGTCCGGACACGGTCTGGCCGGGATGCGGGAGCGGGTCGACCTGCTCGGCGGCCGGATGACCGCCGGTCCGAACGGCGTGGGCGGCTGGCGCCTGGCTGCCCGGCTACCGATCCGGGAACACCCGTGA